The Leucobacter viscericola genome includes a window with the following:
- a CDS encoding type II toxin-antitoxin system VapC family toxin, whose amino-acid sequence MSVAAMEDAVLIDAATALYALSPSDPRSASCQAKLLDLASGKSRGYISTEMVQEVVFHRMRRTQNRAQSIEEGRGLIRSFTVLKFDDEVLDTSLNLIEQLPNVRGRDAVHAATALIYGIPKILSPDKDFDQIPGVTRIDPLASQDS is encoded by the coding sequence ATGAGTGTGGCAGCCATGGAAGATGCTGTGCTCATTGATGCCGCCACGGCACTCTACGCGTTAAGCCCGAGCGATCCACGAAGCGCTTCCTGTCAAGCAAAGCTGCTGGACCTTGCTTCTGGGAAGAGCCGTGGGTACATCAGCACGGAGATGGTTCAAGAAGTTGTGTTCCATCGCATGCGAAGGACCCAAAACCGCGCACAGTCGATCGAAGAGGGCCGCGGGCTCATTCGGTCATTCACGGTTCTGAAGTTTGACGATGAAGTGCTCGACACCTCTCTTAACCTCATCGAACAGCTACCAAACGTGCGCGGCCGCGATGCGGTGCATGCGGCGACCGCGCTTATCTACGGCATCCCGAAGATCCTGTCTCCTGATAAAGATTTCGACCAGATTCCCGGAGTTACGCGAATCGACCCCCTCGCGAGCCAAGACAGCTGA
- a CDS encoding lipoate--protein ligase family protein encodes MHGEYKVPGGKLVVVDFELSDGQIHDFRLSGDFFLEPDDALECINAAIEGMSPNGTIEEFSEAIHTALPSEVHLLGFTPDSVGVAIRRAVTGAAHWRDYDWQILHEPPISPMLNAALDEVLTAAVGEGLRGPTLRIWEWNEPAVFIGSFQSVKNEVDEEEAAAHGAKIVRRISGGGAMFMEPAASITYALYVPGELVRGMTFADSYAYLDEWVIEALKALGIDAVYKPLNDITSPQGKIGGAAQKRLGSGAVLHHVTMAYDMDAEAMTKVLRIGREKLSDKGTASAQKRVDPLRSQTGLPRETIVEKMIEVFQQRHGGVMGEVTEGEWDAAERLVEQKFATEEWLRRVP; translated from the coding sequence ATGCACGGAGAATACAAGGTGCCCGGCGGCAAGCTAGTCGTCGTAGATTTCGAATTGAGCGACGGTCAGATCCACGATTTCCGCCTCTCGGGTGACTTCTTCCTTGAGCCCGACGACGCCCTCGAGTGCATCAACGCGGCCATCGAGGGCATGAGCCCGAACGGCACAATCGAGGAGTTCAGCGAGGCGATCCACACTGCCCTGCCGAGTGAGGTGCACCTGCTCGGGTTCACTCCCGATTCGGTGGGTGTGGCGATCCGGCGTGCCGTCACAGGGGCGGCCCACTGGCGCGACTATGACTGGCAGATCCTGCACGAGCCACCGATCTCACCCATGCTGAACGCGGCCCTCGACGAGGTGCTGACGGCGGCGGTCGGCGAGGGGCTGCGCGGGCCAACACTTCGCATTTGGGAGTGGAACGAGCCTGCGGTGTTTATCGGCAGCTTTCAGTCCGTCAAGAACGAGGTCGACGAAGAAGAGGCCGCAGCGCACGGGGCCAAGATCGTGCGGCGCATCTCGGGTGGCGGCGCCATGTTCATGGAACCCGCCGCGAGCATCACCTACGCGCTCTACGTACCTGGGGAACTCGTGCGCGGCATGACGTTCGCCGACTCGTACGCGTACCTCGACGAGTGGGTCATTGAGGCCCTGAAGGCGCTCGGCATCGACGCCGTTTACAAGCCGCTCAACGACATTACGAGCCCGCAGGGCAAGATCGGCGGCGCTGCGCAGAAGCGACTCGGCTCCGGCGCAGTGCTCCACCACGTCACCATGGCGTACGACATGGACGCAGAGGCCATGACCAAGGTGCTTCGCATCGGGCGAGAGAAGCTGTCAGACAAGGGCACGGCGAGCGCACAGAAGCGGGTGGATCCGCTGCGTTCCCAAACAGGCCTCCCGCGCGAGACGATCGTCGAGAAGATGATCGAGGTGTTCCAGCAGCGTCACGGCGGCGTGATGGGCGAGGTTACCGAGGGCGAGTGGGACGCGGCCGAGCGGCTCGTCGAGCAAAAGTTTGCGACGGAGGAGTGGCTTCGGCGGGTGCCGTAG
- a CDS encoding 2-hydroxyacid dehydrogenase produces the protein MTELIVSLPSDPGLREALADQPGVTFVDWDLEGPAPSERIDVVVPPYWGGAKEFHLLANIDVQLVQWQSIGYNGVDRYLPEGIPLANAATVHETSTAELALALTLAAQRGIAEFVLDGEAHRWDLRSFPSLADKRVLLIGYGGVSKAIEARLAGFEVAITRLARTAREEKNLAGETVQVLGFDSLHGALADADVVILAVPLTSETKGLMNAEALGAMPDGALLVNVARGAVVDTDALVAELRAGRLRAALDVTDPEPLPEDHPLWDCPGTLITPHVGGDSSAMLPRMVSLIRRQIAHLQAGERPENLVLGEWPSA, from the coding sequence ATGACTGAGCTGATTGTTTCCCTGCCGAGTGACCCCGGGCTGCGCGAGGCTCTGGCGGATCAGCCCGGCGTCACTTTCGTCGATTGGGATCTCGAGGGGCCAGCTCCGAGCGAGCGCATCGACGTCGTGGTGCCGCCCTACTGGGGTGGCGCGAAGGAGTTCCATCTCCTCGCCAACATCGATGTGCAGCTCGTGCAGTGGCAGTCGATCGGCTACAACGGTGTCGATCGCTATCTGCCAGAGGGCATTCCGCTCGCGAACGCCGCGACCGTGCACGAGACCTCAACCGCCGAGCTCGCTCTTGCGCTGACGCTCGCTGCGCAGCGGGGCATCGCTGAGTTTGTGCTCGATGGTGAGGCGCACCGTTGGGACCTGCGATCCTTCCCAAGCCTGGCCGATAAGCGCGTGCTGTTGATCGGATACGGCGGAGTTTCAAAGGCCATCGAGGCACGGCTCGCCGGGTTTGAGGTGGCGATCACGCGGCTCGCGCGCACGGCCCGCGAAGAAAAGAATCTCGCCGGCGAGACGGTGCAGGTGCTCGGCTTTGATTCGCTCCACGGTGCGCTCGCAGACGCAGATGTTGTCATTCTTGCGGTACCCCTCACATCAGAAACGAAGGGGCTCATGAACGCAGAAGCCCTCGGCGCCATGCCCGACGGTGCCCTGCTCGTGAACGTCGCCAGGGGTGCCGTGGTCGACACCGACGCCCTCGTTGCCGAGCTGCGTGCGGGCCGCCTGCGTGCGGCGCTCGACGTGACCGATCCCGAGCCCCTGCCCGAAGATCACCCACTGTGGGACTGCCCTGGAACCCTCATTACCCCGCACGTTGGTGGCGATTCAAGCGCGATGCTGCCGCGAATGGTCTCGCTGATCCGGCGCCAGATTGCGCATCTGCAGGCGGGTGAACGGCCAGAGAACCTTGTGCTCGGTGAGTGGCCAAGCGCTTAG
- the pdhA gene encoding pyruvate dehydrogenase (acetyl-transferring) E1 component subunit alpha has product MDSDGIVGSDADYALPSSEQLLSAYAALVNGRRINDQCNALVRQGRLAVYPSSNGQEACQVAAALALAEGDWIFPTYRDSVAVITRGVAPANAMVLLRGDWHSGYNPHEHGVAPQATPLATQLLHAVGFAHAAKLRGEDTVVLAMCGDGATSEGDFHEAMNFAAVFQLPVVFFVQNNEFAISVPLSRQTAAPSLAHKAIGYGMPGQRVDGNDVAALLAVLNEAVDRGRSGGGPSLVEAHTYRMLAHTNADDDTRYREREEVQAWVARDPLTRMQTYLTGAGLLDDAAEASLAEDAEGIAAELREVMNAEPELDPEQLFAHVFAERPATLDAQWALLQDEIERTEHSA; this is encoded by the coding sequence ATGGACTCTGACGGCATCGTGGGGAGCGACGCCGACTACGCCCTGCCGTCCAGCGAACAGTTGTTGAGCGCGTACGCCGCTCTCGTTAACGGGCGCAGGATCAACGACCAGTGCAACGCGCTCGTGCGACAGGGGCGCCTCGCCGTCTACCCGTCGTCAAATGGGCAAGAAGCCTGTCAGGTCGCCGCGGCCCTCGCGCTCGCGGAGGGCGATTGGATCTTTCCGACCTACCGCGATTCCGTCGCCGTCATCACACGCGGCGTCGCCCCGGCCAACGCCATGGTGCTGCTGCGTGGCGACTGGCACTCCGGCTACAACCCGCACGAGCACGGCGTCGCTCCACAAGCGACACCTCTTGCAACCCAACTGCTGCACGCGGTCGGCTTCGCGCACGCCGCAAAGCTCAGGGGCGAAGACACCGTAGTGCTCGCCATGTGCGGTGACGGCGCAACGAGCGAGGGTGACTTTCACGAGGCCATGAACTTCGCGGCCGTGTTTCAGCTGCCCGTCGTGTTCTTCGTGCAAAACAACGAGTTTGCAATCTCCGTTCCGCTGTCGCGCCAGACCGCGGCCCCCTCGCTCGCCCACAAGGCGATCGGTTACGGCATGCCCGGCCAGCGGGTCGACGGCAACGATGTTGCAGCTCTCCTCGCGGTGCTGAACGAGGCGGTGGATCGCGGCCGCTCCGGTGGCGGACCCAGCCTTGTCGAGGCCCACACCTACCGCATGCTCGCGCACACCAACGCTGACGACGACACCCGGTACCGCGAGCGCGAAGAGGTGCAGGCGTGGGTCGCGCGGGATCCGCTGACCCGCATGCAGACCTACTTGACCGGTGCAGGCCTGCTCGATGACGCAGCCGAAGCGTCCCTGGCAGAGGATGCCGAGGGGATCGCGGCAGAGCTTCGAGAGGTCATGAACGCGGAACCCGAGCTCGATCCCGAGCAGCTTTTTGCCCACGTGTTTGCCGAGCGCCCCGCAACCCTCGACGCCCAGTGGGCGCTGCTGCAAGACGAAATCGAGCGAACGGAGCACAGCGCATGA
- a CDS encoding TetR/AcrR family transcriptional regulator C-terminal domain-containing protein → MARPLKALLSQEIIGQAAIQLVDSGRELQVVPLAKQLGVSVSSLYHHVDGREGIIRAMRQVMVSEYKSPERSAADWRETLRREVEQTWIMYVSHPRVLQLLITVVINEPDALSFYEVLAEALERAGLPDEEILTTIEAIEAFSIGAALDALSPEVLIDPAHSDGKLATLLPHHSSGEVRNREVFERGLELIIDGIAARVAAAAARSN, encoded by the coding sequence ATGGCGAGGCCACTCAAGGCTCTTCTGAGTCAAGAGATCATCGGACAGGCAGCAATTCAACTCGTTGACTCCGGGCGCGAACTCCAGGTGGTTCCCCTCGCGAAACAGCTTGGCGTGAGTGTTTCCTCTCTTTACCACCATGTAGATGGCCGCGAGGGCATCATCCGCGCCATGCGGCAGGTCATGGTGAGCGAATACAAAAGCCCAGAGAGATCAGCCGCCGACTGGCGCGAGACGTTGCGCAGGGAGGTCGAGCAGACCTGGATCATGTACGTGAGTCACCCGCGGGTACTGCAGCTCCTGATCACGGTGGTTATCAACGAGCCAGACGCGCTGAGCTTCTACGAGGTGTTGGCCGAAGCGCTCGAGCGGGCAGGGCTGCCCGACGAGGAAATCCTCACCACCATCGAGGCCATTGAGGCCTTCTCCATTGGTGCCGCGCTGGACGCACTCTCACCCGAGGTGCTGATCGATCCTGCCCACTCGGATGGCAAGCTCGCCACGCTCCTCCCGCACCACTCGAGTGGTGAGGTGCGAAACCGCGAGGTCTTTGAGCGCGGTCTTGAGCTGATCATTGATGGGATCGCCGCTCGGGTGGCTGCGGCCGCTGCGCGTTCGAACTGA
- a CDS encoding Lrp/AsnC family transcriptional regulator: MSVDDIDRAILEVLREDARVSMTSLAEAVHISRAGAHARVKRLVDSGVIVNFTVQTDPVRAGAHASAYVTLQIDQTGWKEIRSTLGAIEEVEHIALVGGEFDVLLLVRADDNSHLRRVVLEGIQKIPWVRSSRTILIFEDFPGGVPEE; encoded by the coding sequence ATGAGCGTCGATGACATTGACCGGGCAATTCTCGAGGTGCTGCGCGAAGACGCGCGAGTATCAATGACGTCGCTTGCGGAGGCCGTGCACATTTCGCGGGCCGGAGCGCACGCGCGGGTAAAGCGGCTGGTCGACTCCGGGGTCATTGTGAACTTCACGGTGCAGACCGATCCGGTGCGAGCGGGTGCGCACGCCTCGGCCTATGTGACGCTGCAGATTGACCAGACGGGCTGGAAGGAGATCCGCTCCACCCTGGGGGCCATAGAAGAGGTCGAGCACATTGCGCTGGTTGGAGGGGAATTCGATGTGCTGTTGCTTGTGCGAGCCGACGACAACAGCCACCTGCGGCGCGTGGTGCTCGAGGGGATTCAGAAGATCCCGTGGGTGCGCAGCAGCCGCACCATTTTGATCTTCGAGGACTTTCCCGGCGGTGTGCCGGAGGAGTAG
- a CDS encoding quinone oxidoreductase family protein: MMRAITVKQTGGPEVLELGEVQDPAVGPGELLVQTAAVGVNFIEAYQRTGLYKMTLPFTPGAEAAGTVLAVGEGVSGFEVGDLVATAEARASYAERFIVAADAAVKVPGGIDAETAAALPLQGLTAHYLATSASHPQKGDTVLVHAGAGGVGLLLTQILTARGVRVLTTVSTGEKRELSLGAGAEVAMDYEGFAERARELTGGEGVAVVYDGVGKDTFDESLKSLRVRGEMVLFGGASGPVPPFELQRLNAGGSLSITRPSLGHFLRNSEERAWRYGDLFDAIAAGDLDIRIGARFPLEDAADAHRALEGRKTTGKVVLTV; the protein is encoded by the coding sequence ATCATGCGCGCAATCACCGTGAAGCAAACTGGCGGCCCCGAGGTTCTTGAACTTGGCGAGGTGCAGGATCCGGCGGTCGGCCCCGGCGAACTGCTCGTGCAGACGGCCGCGGTCGGCGTGAACTTCATTGAGGCCTACCAGCGCACGGGACTGTATAAGATGACACTCCCGTTCACCCCGGGAGCCGAGGCCGCGGGGACTGTGCTGGCTGTTGGTGAGGGCGTGTCGGGTTTCGAGGTCGGCGACCTCGTTGCCACCGCCGAGGCCCGGGCCAGCTACGCCGAACGGTTCATCGTCGCTGCCGACGCCGCGGTGAAAGTACCGGGCGGGATCGATGCCGAGACCGCCGCCGCGCTGCCCCTTCAGGGGCTGACCGCGCACTACCTCGCAACCTCTGCATCGCACCCGCAGAAAGGTGACACCGTGCTCGTGCACGCTGGCGCGGGCGGTGTGGGGCTGCTGCTGACTCAGATCCTGACCGCGCGTGGAGTTCGTGTGCTCACCACCGTGTCGACAGGCGAGAAGCGAGAGCTGAGCCTCGGTGCTGGCGCCGAGGTTGCTATGGACTACGAGGGCTTCGCGGAGCGCGCCCGCGAGCTCACGGGAGGCGAAGGGGTTGCGGTGGTTTACGACGGTGTAGGCAAAGACACCTTCGACGAGTCGCTCAAATCTTTGCGAGTGCGCGGCGAGATGGTTCTCTTTGGTGGGGCGAGTGGTCCGGTGCCGCCGTTCGAATTGCAGCGGCTGAACGCGGGCGGATCCCTCTCGATCACTAGGCCCTCGCTTGGCCACTTCTTGCGCAACTCCGAGGAGCGCGCGTGGCGCTACGGCGATCTCTTTGACGCGATTGCGGCGGGTGATCTCGATATCAGGATCGGCGCGCGCTTCCCCCTGGAAGACGCTGCAGATGCGCACCGTGCGCTCGAGGGTCGCAAGACCACGGGCAAGGTGGTTCTGACGGTGTAG
- a CDS encoding MFS transporter yields MSTNVSAPAASIELRQPLTLRNGSAVFVVALASLMMANLAPFIMTALGALGFDITSSGNILTWALLASAVSGLGTARLASGKQRRPLAYIGLTVATIAFVAAAVFPSPGVVVGGLIIGGAGVGAAISTSGAAIAALRNPNRVSAASGLTNRILVTIVLAVIPLLGITQGSVFGTLALISLVALAFAAWLPDSPEHAEPVDVTATLRIAEPRRITIAGFALLLIFPIWGASEDAIWTMAPVLGDAVGLGDQQLGFTLSLAAASGIIGMFLVALFGDRMGRAVPLAIALVLGGTLKICIGFTADPTVLAVLIICVNTIYAFAFALFIATSAGLDARGRWSGPLLGAYLVGSSFAPLLGGALTEAFGIRIFTLGAGLVSFLIIVPTVLIARVSVGAEKALARSSTSTSA; encoded by the coding sequence GTGAGCACAAACGTCTCCGCACCAGCAGCCTCTATCGAGTTGCGTCAACCGCTTACGCTGCGCAATGGCAGCGCGGTTTTTGTCGTCGCTCTCGCCAGCCTGATGATGGCAAATCTTGCCCCGTTCATCATGACAGCGCTGGGTGCACTCGGCTTCGACATTACGAGCAGCGGAAACATCCTGACCTGGGCACTACTCGCCTCCGCCGTTTCAGGTCTTGGCACGGCACGACTCGCATCGGGCAAACAGCGCAGGCCCCTCGCGTATATCGGGCTCACCGTCGCGACGATCGCGTTTGTTGCCGCAGCCGTGTTTCCCTCGCCCGGTGTTGTGGTCGGGGGCCTCATTATCGGTGGCGCGGGCGTGGGCGCAGCCATCTCAACCTCGGGTGCCGCCATTGCGGCGCTGCGCAACCCGAATCGGGTGTCGGCCGCGAGCGGTCTCACCAACCGGATTCTGGTCACCATCGTTCTCGCGGTGATCCCGCTTCTCGGCATCACTCAGGGCAGTGTCTTCGGAACACTCGCCCTCATCTCACTGGTTGCCCTCGCATTCGCCGCTTGGCTTCCCGATTCTCCCGAGCACGCCGAACCGGTCGACGTCACGGCAACGCTGCGTATCGCCGAGCCGCGCCGCATCACGATCGCGGGCTTCGCGCTGCTCCTCATCTTTCCCATCTGGGGCGCGAGCGAGGATGCCATCTGGACCATGGCTCCCGTTCTGGGCGATGCCGTCGGGCTCGGTGACCAGCAGCTCGGGTTCACGCTCAGCCTCGCCGCAGCGAGCGGCATCATCGGCATGTTTCTTGTCGCGCTCTTCGGCGATCGCATGGGACGAGCCGTGCCACTCGCCATCGCACTCGTACTGGGTGGCACTCTCAAAATCTGCATCGGTTTCACCGCCGACCCGACAGTGCTCGCCGTGCTCATCATCTGCGTCAACACAATCTACGCTTTCGCGTTTGCGCTCTTCATCGCCACCTCGGCGGGGCTCGACGCTCGCGGCCGCTGGTCTGGCCCACTTCTGGGCGCTTACCTCGTGGGCTCAAGCTTCGCCCCGCTTCTCGGCGGGGCACTCACCGAGGCGTTCGGCATTCGAATCTTCACACTCGGTGCCGGGCTTGTGAGCTTTCTCATCATCGTGCCGACCGTGCTCATCGCCCGCGTTTCGGTGGGAGCTGAAAAGGCACTGGCGCGATCCTCAACCTCCACCTCTGCCTGA
- a CDS encoding amidohydrolase: MTAPTTIYRNAQVFTGEAALKPRDSFAVRGDSILAAGDLDAVRLAAGADAAGANTVEVDLGGAFVSPGIIEGHAHMLMLGESLDKVQLRACNTVKEVQDRLAAAHAANPGAAQILGTSWRFDIFAEGERPTAALIDAVIPDVPVFMDANDLHSVWVNSAALKVMGITRDTPDPIGGEVVRDENGDATGFLLESAAIKYVWAYLESVASDADRDRFLENAFSAYLETGVTGATEMAFGPADLATYRRRLDRDGRLPFLVNAHWLLTASGNPKADLAAIAEVAQIRDEVAAQYGDKWLRIAGVKFILDGVIDACTAAMRAPYANGALPEAIWTREFALPVAVAADAAGLQLALHAIGDEASTIALDMVQECIRVNGPRADRRARVEHLESVADDTIARMAALGVTASMQPVHCDPAVLDNWQAVLGDERAHSGFPWHKFREAGVALALGTDAPTAPHEAPDNLFIALTAKSSIDRSRSAYQPQRVFTPADAVEAMTLGPAFATHREDELGRIAAGYRANVIVWTANPLTDAPEALLDSAAALTIVDGEVAFTAAG, translated from the coding sequence ATGACTGCACCCACCACGATCTACCGTAACGCCCAGGTCTTCACCGGCGAGGCCGCGCTGAAACCGCGCGACAGTTTTGCGGTGCGGGGGGACAGTATCCTTGCCGCTGGCGACCTTGACGCCGTGCGACTCGCAGCGGGTGCAGACGCGGCTGGAGCAAACACTGTCGAGGTGGATCTTGGCGGCGCGTTTGTGAGCCCCGGCATTATCGAGGGCCACGCCCACATGCTCATGCTTGGCGAGTCACTCGACAAGGTGCAACTGCGGGCCTGCAACACCGTCAAGGAGGTACAGGATCGCCTCGCGGCTGCCCACGCGGCGAATCCGGGCGCCGCGCAGATTCTCGGCACCAGCTGGCGCTTCGACATCTTCGCAGAGGGTGAGCGCCCAACCGCCGCGTTGATCGACGCTGTCATCCCAGATGTACCGGTGTTCATGGACGCAAACGACCTGCACTCGGTGTGGGTGAACTCGGCGGCGCTCAAGGTCATGGGCATCACACGCGACACCCCCGATCCCATCGGAGGCGAGGTTGTGCGCGACGAGAACGGTGACGCTACCGGCTTCTTGCTCGAATCGGCCGCGATCAAGTACGTCTGGGCCTACCTGGAATCGGTCGCGAGTGATGCCGACCGCGATCGCTTTCTTGAGAACGCCTTCAGTGCGTACCTTGAAACCGGAGTCACGGGAGCCACCGAGATGGCGTTTGGTCCGGCTGATCTCGCAACCTATCGCCGTCGCCTTGACCGCGACGGTCGGCTGCCATTTCTGGTCAACGCGCACTGGCTGCTCACGGCGTCGGGCAACCCCAAGGCCGACCTCGCCGCAATCGCCGAGGTCGCACAGATCCGCGATGAGGTCGCCGCGCAGTACGGCGACAAGTGGCTGCGGATCGCCGGCGTAAAGTTCATTCTCGATGGCGTCATTGACGCCTGCACCGCTGCCATGCGCGCGCCCTACGCCAATGGCGCCCTGCCCGAGGCGATCTGGACACGCGAGTTCGCGCTGCCCGTCGCAGTCGCGGCCGACGCAGCAGGGCTGCAGCTCGCGCTGCACGCGATCGGTGACGAGGCGAGCACGATCGCCCTCGACATGGTGCAGGAGTGCATTCGTGTCAACGGCCCACGAGCCGACCGTCGCGCCCGCGTCGAGCACCTGGAATCGGTCGCCGACGACACAATCGCGCGCATGGCCGCGCTCGGTGTGACCGCCTCGATGCAGCCGGTGCACTGCGACCCCGCGGTGCTCGACAACTGGCAGGCAGTGCTCGGCGACGAGCGTGCGCACTCCGGTTTTCCGTGGCACAAGTTCCGCGAGGCTGGTGTGGCCCTCGCACTCGGCACCGATGCCCCGACGGCACCGCACGAGGCGCCCGACAACCTCTTCATCGCCCTGACCGCGAAGTCTTCGATCGACCGCTCCCGCAGCGCCTACCAGCCGCAGCGTGTGTTCACCCCGGCGGATGCCGTGGAAGCCATGACACTCGGCCCCGCGTTCGCGACTCACCGCGAGGATGAGCTCGGACGCATCGCCGCCGGCTACCGAGCGAACGTGATTGTATGGACCGCAAATCCGCTGACCGACGCCCCCGAAGCCCTGCTCGACTCGGCCGCAGCGCTCACGATCGTCGATGGTGAGGTCGCATTCACGGCGGCTGGGTGA
- a CDS encoding alpha/beta fold hydrolase — MSSEEQSATGPTEFSFVDADGIEIFCYRWDAADPIGVVQISHGVGEHAKRYDAFARALVGAGFTVYADDHRGHGETGRAQWGGDIARLGRLGPGGLRATERAILQLTGLIRDRHPGLQLIMYAHSWGSLMAQRILNEHPRAWDAVVLSGSTLRTFKHMESGDLNKRWAGPEANGNEWLSRDPAVAQAFASDPLCFPADILKLFGVADGLRLFGRPAAGLAPEIPMLLISGTDDPVGRNDGVRHLADALRKRGVREVAVKLYPGARHETLNETNRDEVQADIITWMLEQVNG; from the coding sequence ATGAGTAGCGAAGAGCAGAGTGCGACGGGCCCCACCGAGTTCAGCTTTGTTGACGCGGACGGCATTGAAATCTTCTGCTATCGCTGGGACGCGGCGGATCCAATAGGTGTCGTGCAGATCTCGCACGGTGTGGGCGAGCACGCGAAACGCTATGACGCCTTTGCTCGGGCACTCGTCGGGGCAGGGTTCACCGTCTACGCCGACGATCACCGCGGTCACGGCGAGACCGGGCGCGCGCAGTGGGGTGGCGACATCGCCCGTCTCGGGCGTCTTGGGCCCGGCGGACTTCGGGCCACGGAGCGCGCGATCCTGCAGCTCACTGGGCTGATTCGGGATCGGCACCCCGGTTTACAGCTCATCATGTACGCGCACTCGTGGGGCTCTCTGATGGCGCAGCGGATCCTGAACGAACACCCGCGCGCCTGGGACGCGGTGGTGCTCTCGGGCAGCACACTTCGCACGTTCAAGCACATGGAGAGCGGTGACCTGAACAAGCGCTGGGCCGGGCCCGAGGCAAACGGCAACGAGTGGCTCAGCCGCGATCCCGCCGTGGCACAGGCGTTTGCTAGCGACCCGCTGTGCTTCCCGGCAGACATCTTGAAGCTCTTCGGTGTTGCCGACGGGCTGCGTCTCTTCGGCAGGCCCGCGGCGGGGCTCGCCCCCGAGATTCCGATGCTGCTGATCTCGGGAACCGATGATCCCGTTGGCCGCAACGACGGGGTGCGTCACCTCGCCGATGCCCTTCGCAAGCGCGGAGTCCGTGAGGTGGCAGTCAAGCTCTACCCGGGAGCGAGGCACGAGACGTTGAACGAGACGAATCGCGACGAGGTGCAGGCCGACATCATCACCTGGATGCTGGAGCAGGTTAACGGGTAG